Genomic DNA from Salvia miltiorrhiza cultivar Shanhuang (shh) chromosome 1, IMPLAD_Smil_shh, whole genome shotgun sequence:
aataataataataataataatctatactatattaaaaagagagtttccaatttgaaatcaattttaaaattgaatgacaattttgtaattataataaaattgaaggtttatgtttaaactatatattttcctttttattttcattttctttaacttcttatttgttgttacatttcttcccaaaattgtgaaatttgattaattataaaatatttaatatgcatatcaaattaaagatcacgaaaAGAGCtgtaatatgatatattttatgaaaatatttgatttaaaatgtaaaaattaattttgtttatatatTAAAGTTTTGTaaatttctctcttctctctcatcttttttgaataagtatattttaaattctttttaattagtattttatttttaatttttttaacttattctttttttatttttcataatatcaaattttataattgtgaattatttttaatttttcaatattcaattcaaatatattcaattaaaattaatttttattatatttataagtataataattgaattagtattaattttatataaatataaaaattaaaaatattttcacatgcattgcacgggatgcaaatgctagtaataACAATAAGCATTAGTTTGCGAACCAACCTAATTtcaaagggttaattgcatgtgaTGTGTAAATACACTACACATACTatatcaaaattttgatttttaatcagATTTATTTTCTAGTTAAAAGATATATTAATTctttaaaattacataattttaaaagtttattgACCAATAACTTAATTGTCTAAATTCTACTGGCAATCCGAAGGCACTATTAAAAAGTTATTGACAAATACTTATATTGCGGAGTTTTGATAATTGAAATTGGtcgaaagaaataaaaaaaatatactccctcggtcccataagagtgtgctCTTATTTCTATTTTGCGACGTTCCATTGTATTGTCATTTTTGGatactaccccaccactaaattcttattttttatttttattgtataatAAAGTGAATTACTTTTtcaactcccaatacactcatcTAGCATTTTATGAAAACTAGTGCCATCAAGTTATTGAAAATGTTAAAATGATAgtactattattttttaaagattaaaagttaaaaaaaattctcttatctttcatctttttttgaataaatatatttttttattttttattttaacttattatgGATTGTGTTGTGGTTTCtttttctgttctttttttGTCTTTCGGGAGTTTTCCTtggacgagtactctttttatctttttaagGTTTTTTCCTTTGGATTTTTcttaaaagggttttaatgaaGTTCGATTTTTAGTCTGCTTCTCTGTGCTTTCAAaggttctttattttttttaataatatttcattttaacaaaaatatcaattttattattgtgaattcttctttatttttttttaaaattcagctcgaatatattcagttaaaattattatttttattttatttataaatatgataattgagttggtattaattttatataaatataaaaatataaatatattttccgTGCATGGCATATAGTGCAAATGCTAGTGAGGTATATATAATCATGggttaattacatataaattattgaactttcaataaaaaaattttgTACACCaataaaatacttttttttttctcattttacatATTCGATTACTCGCTCATTTTTTGGAGCGTTGACATGACATAGTGGATGGAAACGATGTCGTTTCAAGTACAAAGTTTTGCCACAAAATAAAAGAGTatgcaaaataagaaaaagacaATGATAATTGAGAAATTTGAATACGAATTCTAAAATTGATGTTGaaaatgagaaagaaaaaaaatgatagtCGAGTATcctattataaaattatttagtaaGAAATttagtaataaaaaataaaagaaaaggaaaagcaGCTCAGATACACTCGGAAATCGTCAACATTAGTATTTGTGAAAGAGTGGGTAACCCAATACCACACAACGAGTAATTCATCACAGcagccacacacacacacacattgcACCAGCCGGGAATCGAACCCGGGTCTGTACCGTGGCAGGGTACTATTCTACCACTAGACCACTGGTGCCTCTTGCTTTAATGATGCTATCTAGTGTATTAAACTTTCGACTTGCTTCAATTTTTCGATTATAATCTAATTTTGTTGACGCCTACTTCTAAAATTGCTTACTTGGTATGATTACCttcaaattgtattattattattattactcattTAAGCTTTGTGCATTCGCAAATATAATTTCTATAGCTACACATAGGCTTgtatgagaaaataaataggattattattattattattttgactttgggggagggggagcggTGGGGTTTGATCCCTGAACATCACTGTTCGTAGACAGAAGTTCGCATCGCTTGGTGTCCCATTGAGGACAAAATAAATAAGATTGTTGTATATATGTTTTGTCTCGACAATTCTTTATGAAGTGGTAGTGTGGTATAGTCTCAATATTTCGAGATCGAAAATACAATATAAGTAATAATGTAAATTGTAAATAATTTGTAATCATCTTTTTTGGATTTGTGGAATCTCATTACATAGATTTAGATTTTTCATTTGAAATCTTTGTTGgaatatttttgtatttgttggtgtatttatttttctggtattaatatcaaattaaagatctttggCCTTTTTTAGACGAAAGACCattcaattaaatttgatatttgaCTAATGATTGTTTGTTAAGAGCTGGTATGAGTTGGGTTTCAAACTTTCATGTATATAACAAACATGGTTGAAAATAATCTCGTGTTTGATAAGATGAAGCAATATCAAACTACTCAAAACTCAACTCTTGTTGTGTTCAAAGTCGAAAGAAAGGTGATTAAATGAGCTCGAATACAATTCTTAAAGTTGGAAATCAATTTAACTCGTGTTTGAAGAAAAGAGTCCATTTGAGGTTTAGGTAGAAGTAATGACAGCATGACAAAATAATAACGGGTATAAAACAATTCTGTCATGCAATTACAAGACAATATCTTTAATACCTAAGCATTGGCAAACCACTAAATCTACTTAATCAAATTCATTTGCAACTAATTAGCAAGCCTAATCCCATCTAAGAAAAAAAGACACAGACATGCCTCAGAAATAATTCCTTGCAGAGACAGAAGAGAGTAAAGGGGAAAATGACATAAATTCTATATAGGCGCTGCACAGGTGGTTCTAAAATGGCCGGTCTGGTAACAACGGCTACAATGCACGACGCGCTTCGACTGAGAGCGCTCTCCAGTGGGCGCTCGTCTCTTCCTAGACTGCGCAGGCGGCCGTAGTGACTTGGGAGGGTTCACAACCACATCCTCACCGGAAACTTCACCCTGCTGATCTCCGGACATTTCATGCCAAAGTGTTCTATCGGGAATCGGGTGTATCGTCTGAGAGTATGCCTTGCGGAAACTAGCCACCGTGAAACAGCTCTCACTGAACCGGTGCACGTTCTGCCTGCACGAAAGGAGGGCTGCAACGGCATGAGAGCACGGAAGGCCATAGACCTCCCACCCTCGACAGGAGCAGCATCTGCTGCGTACATCCACAATAGTGGTTCCTTGATGGGATATGACCTCGAACTGAGCCTCATTTGAACGGAGAACTTGATAATTCCGTGCACAATCAAGAGCATCAGAGACCTGCCTTTCAGCACAAGGAACTAGTGTTGATGACCACTGCATGCTGGCTTCACGACGCTCATTGAACCATGTCATTAGCTGCCTGCGGATGCACTCCATCATCTGAACTATTGGCAGACCCGAAGCTTCAAGAATCCAAGAATTCAGTGATTCGATGATGTTGGCTGTCAGGTTGCCTAAACGTGATCCTTCGAAATATGAATTGGCCCATAAGTGAGGTGGAACTTTTCGCACCCAAAATGCAGCATCTTGGGATATCTCTTCCATCTCGAGGATTTTGGAGTCAAATTCCATGACTGTGAGAGCGTTTGCAGCTTCCCAGAGAAGTTCACTAAGAAGGCTGTCGTTGAACTCCTTCCGAAAGCTCTCACTGAGATGAAGCATGCAGAAGCCGTGGAAAGCAGTTGGGAAGTTCAATTCCACAGCATCCACAATGCACTTCTGCCGATCAGACAAGATTGTAAGCCGAGGCATGTTCTCGGTGTTGGTGTCGAGAAGTTTGTGCAGCTCCGAGAGGAACCACAGCCACGATTCATCGTTCTCTTCATCAACAACACCGAATGCTAAGGGGAAGAGTCCCCCATCTCCATCAAAACTTGTAGCAAAAAGAAGGGTTCCAAGGTATTTGTTCTTTAGAACAGTCCTATCAAGACCAATAAGCGGCCGACAAGCATTAAGAAATCCATATATCGATGCTTGATACGAAATAAATAGGCGCTGGAAACTATTATCTATTGGGTTGACACAAACTGATGCCATACTCCCTGGATTGGTCCGTCTTATCTGGTTGCAGTATTGTGGCAAAAGGCGATAATCATCTTCAAACGAACCACGAAGAGAAGCCATGAACCTCTCCTTCCCTCTCCATGCTTGCTTGTATGACAAAGTTATACCATGAGCACGATGAATGTCCTCCAATATTTCTTTTGGCTTGTAATGTGGGTTCTCCCTAAGTCGTTCTTCCACAGAATTAGCAACCCATTCAACGGACGCTTGCTGATGACCAAGATGAGCTATTCCACCACAATTATGCTCAGAATAGATTGTTCTAATGGTGAAGGTAGGAACACCAGGGAGCTTAGCAGCATGGACTCGCCATGGGCATCCCTCACTAGCACATTTGGCAGTGAAACGACTCTTGTCGGACTTGACAGTTTGAATCTCAAAATGGAGGGCAATTGCCATGTCCCTCAATGCCCTGCGGCAACTCTTCACATCAGGAAACTCTTGCCCCACAATAAATTCATGTGTAGGTAAAGGAGCCACAGTTCGTGATTGAACAATAGGAGAAGTGGTCAGAACTTGAGACTGCACAATGGAACGAAGAGGAGAAGAGACGACAACCAATTCAGTGTTTTGATGCATAACCTCAAAGTTTTCATCAACCTCGCAGTTCTCCAACACACCCAATTCATTATCCTCAGAGAAATGCAATTCATTGACACTTGATGCAACAGTCAGTCGTCTATCATGGTTGTCGGCACCACTCTCTTCCTGACT
This window encodes:
- the LOC130999613 gene encoding uncharacterized protein LOC130999613, with protein sequence MPTVQDLHCGVGRGHNLATEQSCPLGTLAENHDHDLDLRAVDDGDVGMGQEDIGHSYFLAPVIDQEMSLPHGQDGEYDHEYGEGSEYENKYDPLDQKVLNDESIETRLSQEESGADNHDRRLTVASSVNELHFSEDNELGVLENCEVDENFEVMHQNTELVVVSSPLRSIVQSQVLTTSPIVQSRTVAPLPTHEFIVGQEFPDVKSCRRALRDMAIALHFEIQTVKSDKSRFTAKCASEGCPWRVHAAKLPGVPTFTIRTIYSEHNCGGIAHLGHQQASVEWVANSVEERLRENPHYKPKEILEDIHRAHGITLSYKQAWRGKERFMASLRGSFEDDYRLLPQYCNQIRRTNPGSMASVCVNPIDNSFQRLFISYQASIYGFLNACRPLIGLDRTVLKNKYLGTLLFATSFDGDGGLFPLAFGVVDEENDESWLWFLSELHKLLDTNTENMPRLTILSDRQKCIVDAVELNFPTAFHGFCMLHLSESFRKEFNDSLLSELLWEAANALTVMEFDSKILEMEEISQDAAFWVRKVPPHLWANSYFEGSRLGNLTANIIESLNSWILEASGLPIVQMMECIRRQLMTWFNERREASMQWSSTLVPCAERQVSDALDCARNYQVLRSNEAQFEVISHQGTTIVDVRSRCCSCRGWEVYGLPCSHAVAALLSCRQNVHRFSESCFTVASFRKAYSQTIHPIPDRTLWHEMSGDQQGEVSGEDVVVNPPKSLRPPAQSRKRRAPTGERSQSKRVVHCSRCYQTGHFRTTCAAPI